Proteins encoded together in one Acidaminococcus timonensis window:
- a CDS encoding IS3 family transposase — translation MNDSSCVFEIIEKTVSTSENRLSISSLCKMAGVSRSGYYAWVKAEAFRQAQEEQDRKDFELILAAYKRRGYKKGARSIYMELLHMDPPVIMNVKKIRRLMKKFHLLCPIRKANPYRQLVKALKTNTVADNLLQRQFEDYGPRMVLLTDITYLPYNGIFAYLSTILDAYTKQILAYVLSNSLEMDFVVETVNNLIRDHGVSLHAETIVHSDQGCHYTSHSFIDILHDKDLRQSMSRRGNCWDNAPQESFFGRMKDHVKKKIAAAVSFGEVKAIVDDYMDYYNNDRYQWELAKLSPNEFYQFVTTGVYPLDIPKMPEVPTLKRRACELGNQLTS, via the coding sequence ATGAACGATTCCTCTTGTGTGTTCGAAATCATAGAAAAGACGGTAAGTACCAGCGAGAACAGACTTTCCATCAGCAGTTTATGCAAGATGGCAGGCGTGTCCCGAAGCGGTTATTATGCCTGGGTGAAGGCGGAAGCATTTCGGCAGGCCCAGGAAGAACAGGACCGCAAGGACTTTGAACTGATCCTTGCCGCTTACAAAAGACGAGGGTACAAGAAGGGCGCCCGCAGCATCTATATGGAGCTGCTCCACATGGATCCGCCCGTCATTATGAATGTGAAGAAAATCCGTCGTCTGATGAAAAAGTTCCACCTGCTTTGCCCCATCAGGAAGGCGAATCCCTATCGGCAGCTGGTGAAAGCCCTGAAGACCAATACGGTGGCCGATAACTTGCTGCAGCGCCAGTTTGAGGACTATGGCCCTCGCATGGTACTGCTGACAGATATTACGTACCTTCCTTACAATGGGATCTTTGCTTATCTTTCTACCATATTGGATGCCTATACCAAGCAGATTCTGGCGTATGTCCTCAGCAATTCTTTGGAGATGGATTTCGTGGTAGAAACGGTGAACAACCTGATTCGAGATCACGGCGTCTCACTGCATGCTGAAACCATCGTGCATTCTGACCAGGGTTGCCATTATACGAGTCACAGCTTCATTGATATCCTCCATGACAAGGATCTCAGACAATCCATGTCACGGCGGGGGAATTGCTGGGACAATGCGCCGCAGGAAAGCTTCTTCGGCCGTATGAAAGACCATGTGAAAAAGAAAATTGCAGCAGCAGTGAGCTTTGGGGAGGTGAAGGCCATCGTAGATGATTACATGGATTATTACAACAACGATCGCTACCAGTGGGAACTGGCGAAACTGTCGCCAAACGAGTTCTACCAATTTGTAACAACAGGGGTTTATCCGCTCGATATTCCCAAGATGCCCGAGGTTCCTACATTGAAGCGGAGAGCCTGTGAGCTGGGGAACCAGCTCACCTCATAA